TCGGCATCTCCCCCTCCCCCGAGAGGCACACCGCGATCGCCGTGCGCGGCTACGCCGACGTGCCCGCCGACGACGACGTCCAGTCCATCTTCATGCAGCGGGACGGATGGCCCGCGTACGCGTGGTCGTTCCCGATCGGCGACGGCACCGCCAACGTCGGCTACGGCATGCTCCTGCCCCGGCTGCACGCCACCGGCCTGCCGGGGAGGGAGGTGCTGCACGGACGGCTCGCCGAGCTGCTGCCCCACGTGAGGGCCCACGACCTGCGCGCCCACCACCTGCCCCTGTCCCCAGGCCGCCCGACGCCGGGTTCCGGGCGGGTGATGCTCGCCGGTGACGCCGCCGGTCTCATCAACCCGCTCACGGGCGAGGGCATCTTCTACGCGCTGGTCTCCGGCCGGCTCGCCGGGGAGGCCGCCGTCCAGGCGGCGGGCGACCCGCTGCCCGCCTACCGGCGCGGGCTGGGAAAGGCCCTCGGGCGGCACCTGCGCACCACCGACGTGCTCGCCCTCGCCTCCCAGTCACCCGGTTTCATCGACGCCGCGATCGACACCGCCGCCCGCCGCAAGGAGGTGTTCGACC
This region of Streptosporangium sp. NBC_01495 genomic DNA includes:
- a CDS encoding NAD(P)/FAD-dependent oxidoreductase, encoding MDDVWDLVVVGGGPAGAAAALRARQLRPEARVLLLDRADFPRDKACGDGIAAHGRDELTLLGVPDLIADYRPTRRLAVVSPGGARVSATSARPNHVVPRKVFDARLVDAARARGVEVRRHQVRALTVLDDHVVLDGTVTARAVVAADGANSTVRRLIGISPSPERHTAIAVRGYADVPADDDVQSIFMQRDGWPAYAWSFPIGDGTANVGYGMLLPRLHATGLPGREVLHGRLAELLPHVRAHDLRAHHLPLSPGRPTPGSGRVMLAGDAAGLINPLTGEGIFYALVSGRLAGEAAVQAAGDPLPAYRRGLGKALGRHLRTTDVLALASQSPGFIDAAIDTAARRKEVFDLLVDVGLGAGTVPLPLALAVVRRWLLNGVRRH